The segment GTTGTTCTCGCTGCTCTATCCCAGCGGCCCGGAGACCGGGGAGCTGCCCCTCGGCGGCATCGGGACGCCGACCGCGTCCGGGTACGAGGCGGCCGTACTGCTGCCGCCGTCGCCGGACGGTTCGCGGGCCTATCTCCTCGTCCCCGGCAGCGGCCCGGGAGCCGACCCCCGGCCCGGTCCCGCACACGTACCCGAAGGCGGACCCGAAGGCGGACGCGCACACGTACCCGAAGGCGGACCCGCACACGGACCCGAGGGCGGTCCCGCCGGGGCCGGGGCCGTGACCGCGATCTGGCGGGTCACCGGCGGCTCCGCCGGCCCCGAGCGCGTCGCCGAGATCCCCGGCCGCTGCACCGGCGGGGTCTGGCTCGACCGTACGGGACGGCTCCTCGCCCTGGACCGGCAGCGGGAACCCGGCGGCCCCGTGAAGGCGGTAGCGGTCGATCTGGAACGCGGCGGCGAGGTCTCGCCGCTGCTCCAGATCGCACCGGACAGCAACGACCGGCTGCTGCTCGCGGCGCCCGACAGTGGACTGCTCGTCGTCCGCTCCGACGCGCCCGGCGACGACCGCATCGGCTGGGGCGTCCTCGGCGGTGAACGCCCGGTCCGGTTCCCCGAGTGCCTGCGCGTACCCGGCGGTTCCCTCGTCCCCTTCGCCGTTCAGCCGGGACAGATCCTCCAGCCCGAAAGCTGCGCCGTCGCCTTCGCGGTGGGAACGGGCACGGGCCTCGCCCCGGCCGTCTGGCGCCCCGCGGGGCGGGAGCTGCGCGCCCTGGCCGCCCCGGACGGCTGGTTCCCGGGAACCGGCCGCTGGACCCCGGAGGGCGTACTCCACCTTCCGTACGCGACGCCCGCGACACCCTGCGGCGTGGCCCGGCTCACACCCCCCGAGGAGCCGCCCGGCGGCTCGGGGTGTCCGGCCGCCGCTCCGTCCCGTCCCGCCGGTTCCGGACCGCGGCCGTCCGGCGCCCTGCGCCCGGTTCCGTTGCAGCAGGCACCGCTCGTGGACCGTACGCAGGCTGGCTAAACTCTCCGACCTGCGCGAAGTTCCGCTGCTCGGCGGGGTGTACGGATGACCCGGCGAGGAACCGCGCGACCGGTGAGCAGTGTCCGGTGACAGTGACAAAGTAACCACTACGGGGAAGTTCCGAACCATGTCCGAAACCCGAACCGACAATCCTCCGACCCAGTCCCAGGACGCTGCCGCGGCGGCCGAAGCACACGGCCGCCACCGGGGTACGGCCGCGCGGGACGATGCCACGGCCGAACCGCACGGCAAGCACCGCAAGCCCGCGGCCGAGTAACCACGCGTCGCGGCAGCCCCTGGAGTCACCGCATCCCCGGCCGGCCGTACCGGCGGAACCGGGGGCGGTGAACCGGCGGAATCGTCAGGGCCCGGTCACAGGAATTTCCAAGTCCGTGACCGGGCCTTCGGCTTGGCCGAACATCCTTACGGTGTGACGCATGCGGCCTCGGAATCCGCTCGTCGCCGGAGCGGCCCGGCGCTGTCCCGGTACCGCCCGACCGGCCCGACACGGCGTAGACCGACGAGGCCGGAGAACACCTCATGACCGCGGGGGACTTCTGCGACAAGCTGTGACACGCCCGAGTGACGGGAGCGGCTCCCGGCGGCCGCTCCCGTTCCCCGTCACCCCTTCCGCAGCCCCAGGACCTCCGTCGCGGCGAACGTCTCCCCGGCCGGGCGGGCCGCGAAGTGCGGGGTGAGGACCGCGTCCAGTTCGTCATGGCTGAAGCATTCCTTCGCCGTGTCGAACTTCGCCGCGACCCGGGGCCGTTCGACGACGGCGACCAGACCGCCGTGGACGACGAAGACCTGGCCGTTCACCCCGGCCGCCGCGGGTGCGGCGAGATAGCCGACCAGCGGGGCCACATGTTCGGGTGCCAGCGGGTCCAGCTCGCCCGCCGCCGGCTCCTGGTATCCGGCGAAGACGTCCTCGGTCATCCGGGTCCTGGCCCGGGGGCAGATCGCGTTCGCGGTGACGCCGTACTTGGCCAGGGCCGCCGCCGTGGACGTCGTCAGGCCGATGATGCCGCCCTTGGCCGCCGCGTAGTTGGGCTGTCCGGCCGATCCCGCCAGGAAGGCCTCCGACGAGGTGTTGACGATCCGGCCGTAGACCGGGCCGCCGGCTGCCTTGGCCCGCTCCCGCCAGTGCGCCGACGCGAAACGTACGGTGTTGAAGTGGCCCTTGAGATGGACGCGGATCACCGAGTCCCACTCCTCCTCGGCCATCGAGAAGACCATCCGGTCCCGGAGGATGCCGGCGTTGTTGACCAGGACGTCCAGCTTGCCGAATCGTTCGGCGGCGAGCGCGACGAGCTCCCGGGCCTGCGCGAAGTCGGCGATGTCCCCGTGGTGGGCGACGGCGTGTCCGCCCGCGGTACGGATCTCCTCGGCGACCTCTTCGGCCGGGTCCGCCGACGACCGCCCGGAGCCGTCCCGGCCGGGCTGTCCGTAGTCGTTGACGACGACGCTCGCGCCGAGCCGGGCCAGTTCGATGGCTTCGGCGCGTCCCAGGCCGCGGCCCGCGCCCGTGACGATCGCGGACAGTCCGTCCAGTGGCAGTGTCATCCGATCCGGTTCCCTTCGGTTCGCCCGCCCGCGCCGAGCCGCGGGCCGCTCGGGCTCGGCTGTCAGATCTCGATACAGGTACGCAGTGCCTCGCCGGTGCGCATCAGCTCCAGCGCTTCGTTGATCCGGGCCAGCGGCAGCCGGTGGGTGATCAGCCCTGCCAGGTCGATCCGGCCCGCGCGCCACAGTGCGATGGACC is part of the Streptomyces qinzhouensis genome and harbors:
- a CDS encoding 3-oxoacyl-ACP reductase, translated to MTLPLDGLSAIVTGAGRGLGRAEAIELARLGASVVVNDYGQPGRDGSGRSSADPAEEVAEEIRTAGGHAVAHHGDIADFAQARELVALAAERFGKLDVLVNNAGILRDRMVFSMAEEEWDSVIRVHLKGHFNTVRFASAHWRERAKAAGGPVYGRIVNTSSEAFLAGSAGQPNYAAAKGGIIGLTTSTAAALAKYGVTANAICPRARTRMTEDVFAGYQEPAAGELDPLAPEHVAPLVGYLAAPAAAGVNGQVFVVHGGLVAVVERPRVAAKFDTAKECFSHDELDAVLTPHFAARPAGETFAATEVLGLRKG